One window from the genome of Echinicola vietnamensis DSM 17526 encodes:
- a CDS encoding tyrosine-type recombinase/integrase has product MDKCYHSVYGLHIKQFIQTKRKLGFKYVTETFALSKIDDLATQTRQTSQGITKAFADMWAEKRPNESRGYHYHRMLMLVQLSSYINDIGIESYIPKLPRFPENTFIPYVYSRDEIAMLFKACDELRMQIAHRESCLFCMPVLLRLLYATGIRIGEALDLKDEDVNLEDGYIRIQDSKNKKQRAIPISASLNLVCKEYLSYRAWLPYKNSTTGFFFVNVSGNKCGQGFRKWFRKCLEHANIPYLGEKHGPRIHDLRHTFAVNSLAGMAEAGIDLYASLPILSNYLGHQSIGATDHYVRLTASMFPDLIRDMDKTCIDVFPKFRNYGAD; this is encoded by the coding sequence GTATATGGCCTGCACATAAAGCAGTTCATACAGACCAAGAGAAAACTGGGGTTCAAGTATGTGACAGAGACTTTTGCGCTATCCAAAATCGATGATCTTGCAACACAAACGAGGCAGACATCACAAGGCATCACAAAGGCATTCGCCGACATGTGGGCTGAAAAGCGACCCAACGAATCCAGAGGATATCATTATCATAGAATGCTGATGTTGGTACAACTATCCTCCTATATAAATGATATAGGGATTGAATCATATATTCCAAAACTTCCCCGCTTTCCCGAGAATACGTTTATACCATATGTATATTCACGGGACGAGATTGCCATGCTATTTAAGGCATGTGATGAATTAAGGATGCAAATTGCCCACAGGGAATCCTGCTTGTTTTGCATGCCCGTCCTATTGAGACTACTTTATGCAACAGGAATACGCATAGGTGAAGCGCTTGATTTAAAAGATGAGGATGTCAATCTGGAAGACGGGTATATCCGTATTCAGGATTCTAAGAATAAAAAGCAGAGAGCCATTCCTATATCAGCTTCTTTGAACTTGGTATGTAAAGAATATCTTTCTTACAGGGCATGGCTTCCTTATAAGAACTCAACAACCGGATTTTTCTTCGTAAATGTCAGTGGTAATAAGTGTGGCCAGGGTTTTCGGAAATGGTTCAGAAAATGTTTAGAACATGCCAATATCCCATATTTGGGAGAAAAACATGGGCCGCGTATACATGATCTACGGCATACTTTTGCTGTCAACTCTCTTGCCGGTATGGCAGAAGCAGGAATCGATCTGTATGCCTCGCTACCGATATTGTCCAACTATCTTGGGCACCAGTCAATAGGAGCAACTGACCATTATGTGCGGTTGACAGCTTCAATGTTCCCGGACCTGATCAGGGATATGGATAAAACGTGTATTGATGTCTTTCCAAAATTCAGAAACTATGGGGCCGACTGA